The following proteins come from a genomic window of Rutidosis leptorrhynchoides isolate AG116_Rl617_1_P2 chromosome 10, CSIRO_AGI_Rlap_v1, whole genome shotgun sequence:
- the LOC139872383 gene encoding U2 small nuclear ribonucleoprotein B''-like codes for MLTADIPPNQTIYVKNLNEKVKKEELKRSLYALFSQYGRILDVVALKTTKLRGQAWIVFSEVTAASNAVRQMQNFPFYDKPMRIQYAKGKSDCIAKADNTFVPKEKRKKQEEKSENKKDAPQATNGVRTDNGTPAAASYRNGKSNTQETAQPPNNILFIQNLTHDTTEDMLQLLFKQFPGFKEVRMIAAKPGIAFVEFDDDNQSSTAMQSLQGFKITPQNSITISYAKK; via the exons ATGTTGACGGCAGATATACCACCAAATCAAACAATTTACGTCAAGAATCTCAACGAAAAAGTGAAGAAGGAAG AGTTGAAAAGGTCTCTCTATGCTTTGTTCTCCCAATATGGGCGAATTCTGGATGTTGTTGCTTTGAAGACGACAAAACTTCGAGGGCAAGCATGGATTGTTTTCAGTGAAGTTACTGCTGCAAGTAATGCAGTTCGACAGATGCAAAACTTTCCTTTCTATGACAAACCTATG CGTATTCAATATGCTAAAGGCAAATCAGATTGTATTGCAAAAGCAGATAATACATTTGTTCCAAAAGAAAAGAGAAAGAAACAGGAGGAAAAAT CTGAAAATAAGAAAGATGCCCCCCAAGCTACAAACGGTGTAAGAACAGACAACGGTACCCCTGCT GCTGCTTCATACAGGAATGGAAAGTCAAACACGCAAGAAACAGCACAACCCCCAAATAACATCCTCTTTATACAGAACTTGACACACGATACAACAGAGGACATGTTACAGCTTCTGTTCAAACAATTCCCAGGTTTCAAAGAAGTACGAATGATTGCTGCAAAACCAGGTATTGCGTTTGTAGAGTTTGATGATGACAATCAGTCTTCAACTGCAATGCAGTCATTGCAAGGTTTCAAAATCACTCCTCAAAACTCAATCACAATCAGTTATGCCAAAAAGTAA